One window of the Candidatus Izemoplasmatales bacterium genome contains the following:
- the rpoZ gene encoding DNA-directed RNA polymerase subunit omega: MATRNTDGLRYPSIDDLLEVVDSKYKLAYISAKRAKIIKQDGISSVDNKCVKPVGQALEEILAGKVKAEF; this comes from the coding sequence ATGGCTACCAGGAACACCGACGGTCTCAGATATCCGTCGATCGACGATCTTCTCGAAGTCGTCGATTCGAAATACAAGCTCGCCTACATCTCGGCGAAACGCGCGAAGATCATCAAGCAGGACGGAATCTCCTCCGTCGACAACAAATGCGTCAAACCGGTCGGACAGGCGCTCGAAGAAATCCTCGCCGGCAAGGTCAAAGCGGAATTCTGA
- the gmk gene encoding guanylate kinase produces MKLNERGLLVVISGPSGVGKGTIRKALFNIPDNNFVYSVSMTTRKPRPGEVDGVDYFFVSREQFKKNIEEGKFLEWAEFVGEYYGTPLDYIERQLGAGNEVIIEIEVQGALQVRDKMPDAVFVFIVPPSRKALEDRLKSRGTEDSAKIQERLTKANREYNLAYKYDYIVVNDEVYNAADRIYAIIRAEHARTERSITKYNKLMEGTE; encoded by the coding sequence ATGAAACTGAACGAACGGGGATTGCTGGTCGTCATCAGCGGTCCGTCCGGAGTTGGCAAGGGCACGATCCGAAAGGCCCTATTTAACATCCCGGACAACAACTTCGTCTATTCCGTCTCGATGACGACGCGCAAGCCGCGTCCGGGCGAAGTCGACGGCGTCGACTATTTCTTCGTCTCCCGCGAGCAGTTCAAGAAGAACATCGAAGAGGGCAAGTTCCTCGAATGGGCGGAATTCGTCGGCGAATACTACGGCACGCCGCTCGATTACATCGAGAGACAGCTTGGAGCCGGCAACGAAGTCATCATCGAGATCGAGGTCCAGGGCGCGCTCCAGGTCCGCGACAAGATGCCCGACGCCGTCTTCGTCTTCATCGTTCCGCCGAGTCGGAAGGCGCTCGAAGACCGCCTTAAGAGCCGTGGCACGGAAGATTCCGCGAAGATCCAGGAACGCCTCACGAAGGCGAACAGGGAATACAACCTGGCGTACAAGTACGACTACATCGTCGTGAACGACGAAGTCTACAACGCAGCCGACCGCATCTACGCGATCATCCGCGCCGAGCACGCCCGCACCGAGCGTTCGATCACCAAATACAACAAACTCATGGAGGGTACGGAATAA
- a CDS encoding NFACT family protein: MSMDGRFIDALAKELNRELADARINKIYQLSRADFLFNIRALGKNSGLYLSLSPQAARLHLTDADFDRPAAPSGFCMLLRKHLESGTIRRVECLNNDRIIRLSIENNNEFGERVLVGVVVELMGKHANMAVVEQDGTIIDAYKRVSPFEERDRTFLRGFKYEIPEDGKIDPLDLGRVAAFFESRSDLDAAAVVAAIRGFSPLSAEYLLKRAFNRPVILLDVYGEFLAMPADPVSTIVSGKRRFYWFDLFDEPEKRHFETLSALIDDFYLESGRQDRTIQAAKRVFQLVRRESDRAKSKREKLEAELASARDAGRHRVAADLIIQHSPDLKKGDDRLEAVSYDDGSTMTIPLDRLLEPMENAEAYFRKYKKAKQAVAHIESQLDLTDMEIRYFDLLSTQLETATLADLVEIAEELKANGYLREKPAKTKQPATPAYETFRSPDGIEIVVGKNNIQNDYVTNRLAKPAEWWFHVKDIPGGHVLVRAPGPLSEATIRCAANLAAYHSQARHSSSVPVDYTLVRNVRKIPGMLGSFVTITGQRTIYIDPDGAAVESCRIGKKR, translated from the coding sequence ATGAGCATGGACGGACGCTTCATCGACGCCCTCGCGAAGGAACTGAACCGCGAGCTGGCCGACGCCCGAATCAACAAAATCTACCAGCTGTCGCGCGCCGACTTCCTCTTCAACATCCGCGCTCTCGGCAAGAACAGCGGACTCTACCTGTCGCTTTCGCCACAGGCCGCCCGCCTTCATCTGACGGACGCCGATTTCGACCGACCGGCGGCGCCGTCCGGTTTCTGCATGCTCCTTCGCAAGCATCTCGAGAGCGGCACGATCCGGCGCGTCGAATGCCTGAACAACGACCGCATCATCCGTCTTTCCATCGAGAACAACAACGAGTTCGGCGAACGCGTCCTCGTCGGCGTCGTCGTCGAACTGATGGGCAAGCACGCCAACATGGCCGTCGTCGAACAGGACGGCACGATCATCGACGCCTACAAACGGGTCAGTCCCTTTGAAGAACGTGATCGCACCTTCCTGCGCGGATTCAAGTACGAGATCCCCGAAGACGGGAAGATCGACCCGCTCGATCTGGGTCGCGTCGCCGCCTTCTTCGAAAGTCGTTCCGATCTCGACGCCGCGGCGGTCGTCGCCGCCATCCGCGGCTTCTCCCCCCTCTCCGCCGAATACCTCCTGAAACGGGCGTTCAATCGTCCCGTGATACTTCTCGACGTCTACGGGGAATTTCTCGCCATGCCCGCAGATCCCGTCTCGACAATCGTTTCCGGGAAGCGCCGGTTCTACTGGTTCGACCTCTTCGACGAACCCGAAAAGCGCCATTTCGAGACCCTTTCCGCCCTTATCGACGATTTCTACCTCGAGTCCGGTAGACAGGATCGGACCATCCAGGCGGCAAAACGCGTCTTTCAACTGGTCCGCCGGGAATCCGATCGCGCGAAATCGAAACGCGAGAAGCTCGAGGCCGAACTCGCCTCCGCCCGCGACGCCGGGCGTCACCGTGTCGCCGCCGACCTGATCATCCAGCATTCCCCCGATCTGAAGAAAGGCGACGATCGTCTCGAGGCCGTCTCCTACGACGACGGTTCCACGATGACCATTCCGCTCGATCGGCTGCTCGAACCGATGGAAAACGCCGAAGCCTATTTCCGCAAGTACAAGAAGGCGAAGCAGGCGGTCGCCCACATCGAATCCCAGCTCGACCTCACGGACATGGAGATCCGTTACTTCGACCTGCTTTCCACGCAGCTCGAGACCGCCACCCTCGCCGACCTCGTCGAAATCGCCGAGGAACTGAAGGCCAACGGCTATCTCCGCGAGAAACCCGCGAAGACGAAACAACCTGCGACCCCCGCCTACGAGACGTTCCGCTCGCCGGACGGCATCGAGATCGTCGTCGGGAAGAACAACATCCAGAACGACTACGTCACGAACCGATTGGCGAAACCGGCGGAATGGTGGTTCCACGTCAAGGACATCCCCGGCGGCCACGTGCTCGTCCGTGCGCCCGGGCCGCTGTCGGAAGCGACGATCCGCTGCGCCGCCAATCTCGCGGCTTATCATTCGCAGGCGCGCCATTCCTCGAGCGTTCCCGTCGACTACACCCTCGTCCGTAACGTCAGGAAGATCCCCGGCATGCTCGGATCGTTCGTGACGATCACGGGACAGAGGACGATCTACATCGACCCTGACGGCGCGGCCGTCGAATCGTGCCGCATCGGTAAAAAACGCTGA
- the pdxT gene encoding pyridoxal 5'-phosphate synthase glutaminase subunit PdxT → MLIGILALQGAFLEHAQMLDRLEVEHFEIRNLKDLRPMDGLILPGGESTTMGKLLREEGLFEPLRDLIAGGLPTFGTCAGLILLAKKIDNDARAHFATMDVTIVRNAYGRQLGSFKTVDTMAEVGTIPMVFIRAPYVEEFDGGTRVLARVDGKIVAVREGVQLGTAFHPELTDDPSVHRYFLDMVHQSAH, encoded by the coding sequence ATGCTGATCGGCATTTTGGCGCTCCAGGGCGCCTTTCTCGAGCATGCGCAGATGCTCGACCGCCTTGAAGTGGAGCATTTCGAAATCCGCAACTTGAAGGACCTGAGGCCGATGGACGGTCTGATCCTACCCGGCGGCGAATCGACGACGATGGGCAAACTGCTGCGTGAAGAGGGGCTGTTCGAACCGCTCCGCGATCTGATCGCGGGCGGGCTCCCGACCTTCGGGACATGCGCCGGCCTGATCCTGCTCGCGAAGAAGATCGACAACGACGCCCGCGCCCATTTCGCGACGATGGACGTGACGATCGTCCGCAACGCCTACGGACGCCAGCTCGGAAGTTTCAAGACGGTCGACACGATGGCGGAGGTCGGGACGATCCCGATGGTGTTCATCCGCGCCCCCTATGTTGAAGAGTTCGACGGCGGTACGCGCGTTCTCGCACGTGTGGACGGAAAGATCGTCGCCGTCCGCGAAGGTGTCCAGCTGGGTACGGCATTCCATCCGGAGTTGACCGACGACCCCTCCGTGCATCGCTATTTTCTGGATATGGTCCACCAATCCGCACACTAA